The following nucleotide sequence is from Fibrobacter sp. UBA4297.
CTACGCCAATCCCTTGAAGTACAAGGATTCCCAGGAAGTCTATTCCAAGATCCGTCAGATTTTCAAGCCTATCGCCGAGACCAAGAAAAACAACATCACACGTAAGTTGATTTTGATGGAGCTGAACTAGTAATGAATATTAAAAGCCTTATCCTCTGCGCCTGTTTCGCCGTAGTTCCCGCACTGGCCGGAAAAATCGTCACTTACACAGCGACTTCCACGGTATCGCAAGAAGATGCGAACAATTCAGCCATGGCAGGTGTTGCAAAGCAAATCAAGTCGCAAGTTTCTGCCACCCAGACTTTGACCAAGTACGAAGACATCAACGACGGCAAAAGCGTCCTTGGCGAGACTTACAGGTCCAAAAGCAATGTGAAGAGCAACGTCGTTCTTAAGGGCGTCAAGGTTGTTCCCATAAAAATGGATAAAGGCTTTAAGGCAACGGCAACGCTCGATATGGATGAGTTCACAGCAAGCCTTCAGTTCCGTTTGAAAACGCTCCAGCAGGAAATTGCCAAGCTTGAAAAATCCGCCCGCAAGGCAATCAACACGCGCGTTTATATCAACGCAGCCAACGACTTGGCAAAGGCCGAAGACAAGGTCAACGAATACAACTTCTACTTGCTCCAGCTCGCCGATGTCTATCCGCTCAACGACAGTCACCGCCTGCAGCACGGCCTTCCGGAAATCGAGAACACTCTTATCGAGCGGCTTTCCAACATCATGATTACAACGACAACCGAACCGAACTTTGAGCTGACCAAAGCAGAAATGCCTTCCTGGAATGTGATTGTCAAGGATTCGATTGGCCCTGTACCAAGTTTTCCGCTTGTTGCTCGCCAAAGCAAGACGCTTTCGGAACGCCGCACTCAGAAAAACGGTATTGCAACGTTCAAGTTGCGCAACGTAAACTTTGACAAAGGCCCGTATGTCATCACCGTGGAGCCGAACCTCCCGTACGAAATCTTGAAAAAGGCAGGCCTCAAGAACGCGCTTGAAGTTCCTTACCGCGTGCGAATCTCCCGCTGCGAAGTCAAGCTCAACTGCGACATGATTGCAAATACTTGCAACGCTCTTGAAAACGCACTTTCTAAAAAATCCATCTTTGCTACAGACGATGAAGAAATTGCAGCACCGGAGCTCAGCGTAGAAATTGAAAACACCTTTAGAGGCAGGCTCGGGTTCATTTCGTCTTTTGACTTTACCATTTCAATCAAAGGCGACAAGGTCAACTTTTTCACAACGGCAAAAGGTGTCGGCAAGAATGAAGTTGATGCAACCATCAGCGCTATCAAGAAGACGGACTTTAGCCCTCTCCAGAAGCAGCTGTTGCCGCTCTGCAAATAATTGATGGAATTCACGTGGTCACAAAACCAACAGATGCAATTTTAGACAATTTATAAATGTATCTTTACAAAGCCGCTGTTTGGCGGCTTTTTTCTATGAAAAAAAGAATTTTATCGATACTGTTCATTCTGTTGCTCGCAATACCTGTTGCGGCAGGTTTTCGCGTAAACAAGGCCGGGCTCCCAAAGCGTCCGCAAAACAGTTACGTGTACGATGAAGACCGCCTGCTCACGAAGCAAGAAGTGCAGTTCATCAACGCACTTTCTGAAGAGCTTTACAAGAAGGCTGGCTTTGGACTTGCGGTGGCGCTTATCCATGACATTGGCTTTGCGGACTTTAGAGATTATGCCTTGAACATTGCCGAAAGTTGGGGCATTGGCGGCAAATCGAACGAAGGCGTCTTGATTTTTGCGGCAATGAAACAGCACAAGCGCAGTGTCGAAGTCGGCTACGGCGCTGAAGGTTACTTGCCCGACGTGCTCGTGGAAAGACTCCAGCAAAAGACAATTGTCCCAGCATTTAGAGTTGAAAAGTACGGCCAAGGAGTCATAACGCTCGCCTGGGAAATTGCGCAAATCGTTGCTAAAGAAAAAGGCATTACGCTTGAGGTCAACACCGACCAGCTTCCGCAAGAAGAAGAAAACAACCCGTTTGGGCTAGTACTCGTGATTTTCGTGATTCTGTTCTTGCTCGTTTCGAAAAACGGCGGCGGACGCGGAAACGGTTGCCTTTGGTTCCTGCTAGGAAACGCGCTCAGCAACAGCAGTCGCGGCCACCACCGCGGCGGCTTCGGCGGGGGCTTTGGCGGTTTTGGCGGAGGCGGCTTTGGGGGCGGCTTCGGCGGTGGATTTGGAGGAGGCAGCTTTGGCGGTGGCGGCTCCGGCGGAAGCTGGTAATTTAGAGGTTCCCTTATGAGAAAGATTTTAAGCGTTGCAGAATTTCAGAATTCAGAATGGCCGAAGCTTTTTGAAGAAGCGCTCGGCGACAACCTCGTTTCGGCGTTCATTCACGGCGACTGCCTTATGGAAGGGTTCTCTGCGCTGGAATCCACGTGGACCGTCAGCTTTATTCTAAAGTCCAATTCCGTCGAAGACTTGCTCCCGCTGCAAAAGCTCACAGCCAAGGCAAAGCGTGAAAACATCGAGTTCAACCATGTGTTTACCCGTTACGAA
It contains:
- a CDS encoding TPM domain-containing protein, which codes for MKKRILSILFILLLAIPVAAGFRVNKAGLPKRPQNSYVYDEDRLLTKQEVQFINALSEELYKKAGFGLAVALIHDIGFADFRDYALNIAESWGIGGKSNEGVLIFAAMKQHKRSVEVGYGAEGYLPDVLVERLQQKTIVPAFRVEKYGQGVITLAWEIAQIVAKEKGITLEVNTDQLPQEEENNPFGLVLVIFVILFLLVSKNGGGRGNGCLWFLLGNALSNSSRGHHRGGFGGGFGGFGGGGFGGGFGGGFGGGSFGGGGSGGSW